The following coding sequences are from one Bradyrhizobium sp. 200 window:
- a CDS encoding enoyl-CoA hydratase-related protein has translation MNAEPDLILCSSPLPHVVLLALNRASKRNALSNDLIAELGACFRKAALDDEVRCVVLTGGDAFFSAGADIKEMRQRGFEAIDNYARRSAWRDVANFPKPLVAAVEGICFGGGHELALLADIVIAGEGATFAQPEINIGILPGDGATQRLTRVAGKSLAMLMILTGEPISARAALQAGIVAEVTADGKAQSRALEIAEIVAHKPPRSTELAKAAVLAAYQTPLDVGLEFERQSIRHAFTTSDQQEGMNAFFEKRSPNYRGT, from the coding sequence TTGAACGCCGAGCCTGACCTCATTCTTTGCTCGTCTCCTTTGCCCCATGTGGTCCTTTTGGCGTTAAATAGGGCATCCAAACGAAACGCGCTGAGCAATGATTTGATCGCGGAGCTCGGGGCCTGCTTCCGCAAGGCCGCACTCGATGATGAGGTCCGTTGCGTCGTCCTTACTGGCGGCGATGCATTCTTTTCCGCCGGCGCCGATATCAAGGAAATGCGGCAACGAGGGTTCGAAGCCATCGACAATTACGCGCGACGTTCTGCATGGCGGGACGTTGCCAATTTCCCTAAGCCACTTGTTGCCGCGGTTGAGGGGATTTGTTTTGGCGGCGGTCACGAGCTCGCGCTGCTGGCCGACATCGTGATCGCCGGTGAAGGCGCCACCTTCGCGCAACCGGAGATCAATATTGGGATATTGCCAGGCGACGGAGCAACCCAGCGATTGACCCGCGTGGCCGGCAAATCGCTTGCGATGCTCATGATCCTGACCGGAGAACCCATCTCTGCGCGCGCAGCCCTTCAGGCTGGGATTGTTGCCGAGGTCACGGCTGACGGCAAGGCGCAGAGCCGCGCCCTCGAAATAGCCGAAATTGTTGCGCACAAGCCGCCGCGTTCCACGGAGCTGGCTAAAGCGGCTGTACTCGCCGCCTACCAAACGCCGCTTGATGTCGGTCTAGAGTTTGAACGACAATCCATCAGGCACGCATTCACGACGTCTGATCAGCAAGAGGGAATGAACGCCTTTTTTGAGAAGCGGTCGCCTAATTATCGGGGGACTTAG
- a CDS encoding HAD hydrolase-like protein: MKPTLVFDWNGTLLDDADALLKAINAILGRFGRPDIDMPTFREQCELPLSVLYRSVGMSEGEAAIVDSDGSAIFHDTYEPLASKADLRKGARCILEAARQQAVSTIVLSSYIVDPLRSQIRRLGIDDCVKEVLAFESRATQFKSMSKGERLRLYMQANNLKPESTFIIGDMPVETDIARDLGLISVSITGGFVSESRLQAAQPDYIIHDHHELLPILQRHGFFRNA; encoded by the coding sequence ATGAAACCTACTCTAGTATTTGATTGGAATGGCACGCTGCTCGATGACGCCGATGCGTTGCTGAAAGCGATCAATGCCATTCTAGGGCGCTTCGGTCGCCCTGATATCGATATGCCAACTTTTCGGGAACAGTGCGAGCTCCCGCTGTCTGTCCTTTACCGCAGTGTCGGAATGTCGGAAGGTGAAGCCGCAATCGTGGATAGCGATGGCAGCGCTATTTTTCACGACACCTACGAACCGCTGGCGAGCAAGGCCGATTTGCGCAAAGGCGCGCGCTGCATTTTAGAAGCGGCACGTCAACAGGCGGTCTCAACGATCGTTCTCAGTAGCTATATAGTCGATCCTCTTCGTTCCCAAATCCGCAGGCTTGGAATCGACGATTGCGTCAAGGAGGTTCTGGCCTTCGAAAGCCGCGCCACTCAATTTAAAAGCATGAGCAAAGGCGAACGGCTTCGCCTGTATATGCAAGCAAATAATCTGAAGCCCGAGTCAACCTTTATCATCGGCGACATGCCGGTTGAAACGGACATTGCACGCGACCTCGGGCTTATCAGCGTATCCATTACCGGCGGATTTGTTTCCGAGTCGCGTTTGCAGGCTGCACAGCCGGATTACATCATTCATGACCATCATGAGCTGCTGCCAATCTTGCAAAGGCACGGCTTTTTTCGAAACGCATAG
- a CDS encoding CoA transferase, with protein sequence MADLLKGVRVLSFNHFLMGPMGVQFLADLGADVIAVEPPDGAFQRKWGGADKQVDGQSMLLLTGNRNKRSLTLDLKKPDAVVVAKKLIATADVVTENFRPGVLDKLGLGYEDARNIKSDIIYAAASGYGRDGPYVNRPGQDLLVQALAGLATITGSREHGPRAVGVSAVDHHGAVLFAAGILAALVRKARTGQGCRVDVSLLSAALDLQMESFTCYLNGQRPNDVRQPGPIAGWYYGAPYGIYATGDGHIAISLGSLEVLADVLSIPPDQRVPDTEAYRRRDHASAAIAANIAKRTTSECLALLEAGGIWHARINDYSDVVVDPQVIHNKSFQVVKGATGAPITLVSHPVVYDGEVPEVRLPPQKLGAQTEEILKELGYGARQLKDLYDKGAVGSVTSVHSKGL encoded by the coding sequence ATGGCCGATCTTCTCAAGGGCGTTCGGGTCCTCAGCTTCAACCACTTCCTGATGGGCCCTATGGGTGTGCAATTTCTCGCGGACCTTGGCGCGGACGTGATCGCTGTGGAGCCGCCTGACGGCGCCTTCCAGCGGAAATGGGGTGGGGCGGACAAGCAGGTGGATGGTCAATCCATGCTGCTTCTGACCGGCAATCGCAACAAGCGGAGTCTGACGCTCGATCTCAAAAAGCCGGATGCGGTTGTCGTTGCGAAAAAACTGATCGCAACTGCGGACGTCGTCACTGAGAACTTCCGGCCTGGCGTGCTCGACAAGCTTGGGCTTGGATATGAGGACGCCAGGAACATTAAGTCCGACATCATCTATGCCGCAGCATCCGGATATGGCCGGGACGGGCCGTACGTCAACCGACCCGGCCAGGACCTCTTGGTTCAAGCTCTGGCGGGGCTTGCTACCATCACGGGAAGCCGCGAGCACGGCCCTCGCGCCGTGGGTGTTTCGGCAGTTGATCATCACGGCGCCGTTCTCTTTGCGGCTGGCATCCTGGCCGCATTGGTGAGAAAAGCGCGCACGGGGCAGGGGTGTCGGGTCGACGTCAGCCTGCTGTCTGCAGCGCTCGACCTTCAAATGGAGTCCTTCACCTGCTATCTCAACGGGCAAAGACCAAACGACGTGCGCCAGCCGGGTCCAATCGCAGGATGGTATTATGGCGCACCTTACGGCATCTATGCTACCGGCGACGGGCACATCGCGATCTCGCTCGGATCACTCGAAGTGTTGGCAGATGTGCTTTCAATTCCCCCCGATCAGCGCGTTCCCGACACCGAAGCTTATCGACGGCGCGATCACGCATCGGCAGCAATTGCGGCCAACATCGCCAAGCGCACGACATCGGAATGCCTTGCGCTGCTTGAGGCCGGCGGAATCTGGCACGCCCGCATCAACGACTATTCCGACGTCGTCGTCGACCCGCAGGTGATTCACAACAAGAGCTTCCAGGTCGTGAAAGGGGCAACCGGGGCGCCGATTACCCTCGTCAGCCATCCCGTGGTTTATGACGGCGAGGTGCCGGAAGTACGTTTGCCGCCGCAGAAGCTCGGGGCGCAGACGGAAGAAATCCTCAAAGAGCTCGGCTACGGCGCCCGGCAATTGAAGGATCTCTACGACAAAGGCGCCGTCGGCTCAGTGACATCCGTTCACTCAAAAGGGCTTTAG
- a CDS encoding IS630 family transposase, which produces MNVRYRVDLSQIERTELRALLSGGKHASRKLKRAQILLAADAGAGDEEIARSVGVGGSTVYRIKRRFVEGNLERALSDDPRPGAERKLTVKEEALLVATACASPPEGRARWTLDLLAGAMVKLTEHRSLSHETVRRRLAENGLKPWRKDMWCIPQVDGEYVARMEDVLDLYAEVPDPKRPVVCFDESPVQLIGEARQPIPARPGRLERYDYEYRRNGTVNLFVFLDVHRPWRKVKVTERRAAEDYARCMRDLVDIHYPDAEAIRVIQDNLSTHSAGALYQAFPPAEARRILRRLEFHYTPKHASWLNMVEIEIGVLRGQCLDRRIDDPKRLRREIAAWERKRNAARSRIKWMFTTDKARAKMGRAYPTTSKES; this is translated from the coding sequence ATGAATGTACGCTATCGGGTCGACCTCAGCCAAATCGAGCGCACGGAACTCAGGGCGCTGCTCAGCGGCGGCAAGCATGCATCGCGCAAGCTCAAGCGAGCACAGATCTTGCTGGCCGCCGATGCCGGTGCCGGCGACGAGGAGATCGCACGGAGCGTCGGCGTGGGCGGCTCGACCGTGTACCGGATCAAGCGCCGCTTCGTGGAAGGCAATCTGGAGCGGGCGCTGAGCGACGACCCGCGTCCCGGGGCGGAACGCAAGCTCACGGTCAAGGAAGAAGCCCTGCTGGTGGCGACGGCCTGCGCCAGTCCCCCGGAAGGCCGCGCCCGCTGGACGCTCGATCTGCTGGCAGGTGCGATGGTCAAGCTCACCGAACACAGGAGCCTGTCGCACGAGACCGTTCGGCGGCGCCTGGCCGAGAATGGCCTCAAGCCCTGGCGCAAGGACATGTGGTGCATTCCGCAGGTCGACGGCGAATACGTCGCCCGCATGGAGGACGTGCTTGATCTCTACGCCGAGGTGCCCGATCCCAAGCGGCCGGTGGTGTGCTTCGACGAAAGCCCGGTGCAGCTCATCGGCGAGGCGCGTCAGCCCATCCCGGCCAGGCCGGGTCGGCTCGAACGTTACGATTACGAGTATCGTCGCAATGGCACGGTCAATCTCTTCGTTTTCCTCGACGTGCATCGTCCCTGGCGCAAGGTCAAAGTCACCGAACGGCGAGCGGCGGAAGACTATGCCCGATGCATGCGCGATCTCGTCGATATCCATTATCCCGATGCGGAGGCCATCCGGGTCATTCAGGACAATTTATCGACCCATTCTGCCGGCGCCCTGTACCAGGCGTTTCCTCCCGCCGAAGCCAGGCGGATTTTGCGACGGCTCGAGTTCCACTACACCCCCAAGCACGCAAGCTGGCTCAACATGGTTGAGATCGAGATCGGCGTCCTGCGCGGCCAATGCCTGGATCGCAGGATCGACGATCCCAAGCGGCTGCGCCGCGAAATCGCCGCCTGGGAACGCAAGCGAAATGCCGCCCGCTCACGCATCAAATGGATGTTCACAACAGACAAGGCCCGCGCCAAAATGGGCCGTGCCTATCCAACTACTTCCAAAGAGTCATAA
- a CDS encoding pitrilysin family protein: MTYSFTRRAALIGGASLAIAMLASAPSQAAPKIQRLVSPGGIEAWFVQDATVPLIAMEYAFGGGATQDPTDKPGVGHLTASLLDEGSGDLDSKTYHERLDRRAIELSFTSTRDQFRGSLRMLKDNKDEAFDLLRMALTSPRFDAPDVVRIRAQVLSSLRRESTNPSSLANRKFLEVAFNGHPYGRQSQGTLDSVPRIEIADLKDYVRRVIAKDTLKIAVVGDVDPETLGKLLDKTFGSLPAKAQLTEVPDVLAAKPPQRVCIPLDVPQTVVTFGGPGVRRSEPDFMAAYVVNQILGGRGLSSRLYREVREKRGLAYSVYEKLLWMDHSALFVGNTGTRADRAGETVEEIEKQVRRMAEEGPTQQELDEAKSYLKGSQMLALDTSSNLAQALLQYQLDKLPIDYIEKRNALVDAVTLEDARKVARRLWGQGLLTVIVGRSPQAAAQPTTAPSATTQPPPAVQPGAAPSATTPGPPN, encoded by the coding sequence ATGACCTATTCCTTCACACGGCGTGCGGCCCTCATCGGCGGAGCTTCGCTTGCAATCGCGATGCTCGCCTCGGCACCTTCGCAGGCCGCCCCCAAGATCCAGCGCCTGGTCTCGCCCGGCGGCATCGAAGCCTGGTTCGTGCAGGACGCCACCGTCCCGCTGATCGCGATGGAATATGCCTTCGGCGGCGGAGCGACCCAGGACCCCACCGACAAGCCCGGCGTTGGCCACTTGACGGCCAGCCTGCTCGACGAAGGCTCCGGCGACCTCGACTCGAAGACCTATCACGAGCGGCTCGATCGCCGCGCCATCGAGCTGAGCTTTACCTCGACCCGCGACCAATTCCGCGGTTCCTTGCGCATGCTCAAGGACAACAAGGATGAGGCCTTTGACCTCCTGCGGATGGCGCTGACCTCGCCGCGTTTCGATGCGCCCGACGTCGTACGCATCCGCGCGCAGGTGCTCTCGAGCTTGCGGCGTGAGTCCACCAACCCGAGTTCGCTCGCCAATCGCAAGTTCCTCGAAGTCGCCTTCAACGGCCATCCTTACGGGCGGCAATCCCAGGGCACGCTGGACAGCGTGCCGAGAATCGAGATCGCCGATCTCAAGGACTATGTCCGCCGCGTGATCGCGAAGGACACACTCAAGATTGCGGTGGTCGGTGACGTCGATCCCGAGACCCTCGGCAAGCTGCTTGACAAGACCTTTGGCAGCCTGCCGGCCAAGGCGCAGTTGACAGAGGTGCCCGACGTGCTCGCGGCAAAGCCGCCGCAGCGCGTCTGCATTCCGCTCGACGTGCCGCAGACGGTCGTGACCTTCGGCGGTCCCGGCGTCCGCCGCAGCGAGCCGGATTTCATGGCGGCCTACGTCGTCAACCAGATCCTTGGCGGCCGCGGTCTGTCATCGCGGCTCTACCGCGAAGTCCGCGAGAAGCGCGGGCTTGCTTATTCCGTCTATGAGAAGCTCTTGTGGATGGATCATTCCGCCCTGTTCGTCGGCAATACCGGCACCCGCGCCGATCGCGCCGGCGAGACGGTGGAAGAGATCGAGAAGCAGGTCCGCCGGATGGCCGAGGAAGGCCCGACCCAGCAGGAGCTCGACGAGGCCAAGTCGTATCTGAAGGGCTCGCAGATGCTCGCGCTCGATACGTCGTCAAATCTCGCACAGGCGCTGCTGCAGTATCAGCTCGACAAGCTGCCGATCGACTATATCGAGAAGCGCAATGCCCTCGTCGACGCGGTGACGCTGGAGGATGCCAGGAAGGTCGCGCGGCGGCTGTGGGGCCAGGGCCTGCTCACCGTCATTGTCGGCCGCTCCCCGCAGGCCGCAGCCCAGCCAACCACCGCGCCATCGGCCACGACGCAGCCGCCACCGGCGGTACAGCCAGGCGCCGCGCCATCAGCCACAACGCCGGGACCACCCAATTGA
- a CDS encoding pitrilysin family protein, whose product MQVVVIPDHRTPVVTQMIWYKVGSADETPGKSGLAHFLEHLMFKGTAKHPPGEFSQTVLRVGGNQNAFTSMDYTSYFQSVPREQLTKMMELEADRMTGLILQDENVLSERDVVLEEFNMRVANNPDARLDEQMMAALYLNHPYGRPIIGWRQEIEKLDREDGLAFYKRFYAPNNAILIIAGDVDPKEIRPMVEKNFGDIPAQPSIPAKRLRPQEPTPAAPRTVTLSDPRVEQPALRRYYLVPSAHTAAAGESPALDVLAQLMGGGSNSYLYRTLVIDKQLVISTDASYQGTSLDPSQFMISATPKPGVEFTQIEDAIDKVIADLAQNPARAEDLERVKTRLIAGAIYAQDDQTTLAFWYGDALTTGLSVDDIRSWPDRIRAVTAEQVREAAQALLDKKRSVTGYLIKDAAPKREEKRS is encoded by the coding sequence ATGCAGGTGGTGGTGATCCCGGATCACCGCACACCCGTCGTGACGCAGATGATCTGGTACAAGGTGGGCTCCGCCGACGAGACGCCCGGCAAATCGGGGCTTGCGCATTTCCTCGAACACCTGATGTTCAAGGGCACCGCCAAGCATCCGCCCGGCGAATTCTCCCAGACCGTTCTGCGCGTCGGCGGCAACCAGAACGCCTTCACCTCGATGGACTACACCAGCTATTTCCAGAGTGTGCCGCGCGAGCAGCTGACGAAGATGATGGAACTCGAGGCTGACCGGATGACCGGTCTCATTCTCCAAGATGAGAACGTGCTGTCCGAGCGCGACGTCGTGCTCGAAGAGTTCAACATGCGCGTCGCCAACAATCCCGATGCGCGGCTCGACGAGCAGATGATGGCGGCGCTTTACCTCAACCACCCCTACGGCCGCCCCATTATCGGCTGGCGGCAGGAGATCGAAAAGCTCGACCGCGAAGATGGGCTCGCGTTCTACAAGCGCTTCTACGCGCCCAACAATGCGATCCTGATCATCGCGGGCGACGTCGATCCCAAGGAAATCCGCCCGATGGTGGAGAAGAACTTTGGCGACATCCCCGCGCAGCCCTCGATCCCTGCAAAACGCCTGCGGCCACAGGAGCCGACGCCGGCGGCGCCGCGCACCGTGACCCTGTCCGATCCGCGCGTCGAGCAGCCGGCTTTGCGCCGCTACTATCTGGTGCCGTCGGCTCACACCGCGGCCGCGGGCGAGAGTCCTGCGCTTGACGTGCTCGCGCAATTGATGGGCGGGGGCAGCAACTCCTATCTCTATCGCACGCTGGTGATCGACAAGCAGCTCGTGATCAGCACGGACGCAAGCTACCAAGGCACCTCGCTCGATCCCTCGCAGTTCATGATCTCCGCCACGCCGAAGCCCGGCGTCGAGTTCACGCAGATCGAGGATGCCATCGACAAGGTGATCGCCGACCTCGCGCAAAATCCCGCGCGCGCCGAGGATCTCGAGCGCGTCAAGACTCGGCTGATTGCGGGAGCAATCTACGCCCAGGATGACCAGACGACGCTTGCATTCTGGTATGGCGACGCGCTCACCACTGGGCTCAGCGTTGACGATATCCGAAGCTGGCCGGACCGCATCCGCGCGGTCACCGCCGAGCAGGTGCGCGAAGCCGCGCAAGCATTGCTCGACAAGAAACGCTCGGTGACCGGCTATCTGATCAAGGATGCCGCGCCCAAACGCGAGGAGAAGCGCTCATGA
- a CDS encoding LacI family DNA-binding transcriptional regulator: MDKKSIADPRGRSQPRVKIEDVAREANVSPATVSRVINHPEIVRPELRDKVMRHIANLSYTPDSAARALKSGRMRTIGAIVPTLALGIFAEGVEALQNRLSESGYTLFIANSQYDQRRELQEMQNLIERGIDGIVLVGGSHGRELRALVEQTGVPVITTYISKAVGGIPAIGIDNERATREMTEFLLSLGHVRFGAIANISPSNDRSRARLDGIQRALAEAGIRLQSTQVIRADYSLAQGRSALRQLLTDHPDTTAVICTTDTLAIGAMSEARKMGLSVPQALSITGFDDVELSAQVDPPLTTISIPAAEIGRGAADYLINAIAGRPVPKSVLLPYRLVMRSSTASPRTAKRLPRRPP, encoded by the coding sequence ATGGACAAGAAATCGATCGCCGATCCCAGAGGCCGATCGCAGCCCAGGGTGAAGATCGAGGACGTCGCGAGAGAGGCGAACGTATCTCCGGCGACCGTGTCGCGGGTTATAAATCATCCAGAAATTGTCAGGCCCGAACTGCGCGACAAAGTGATGCGCCACATCGCCAATCTCTCCTATACGCCGGACAGCGCGGCCCGGGCATTAAAATCGGGACGCATGCGGACGATCGGCGCGATTGTTCCGACGCTAGCCCTTGGCATCTTTGCCGAAGGCGTGGAGGCCCTGCAGAACCGCCTAAGCGAAAGCGGCTACACGTTATTCATTGCCAATTCGCAGTATGATCAACGCCGCGAGTTGCAGGAGATGCAGAACCTCATCGAGCGTGGCATCGACGGGATCGTGCTGGTGGGCGGCTCGCATGGTCGAGAATTGAGAGCTCTGGTAGAGCAAACTGGTGTCCCCGTCATAACAACTTACATTTCTAAGGCGGTTGGCGGCATTCCCGCCATTGGCATCGACAACGAACGTGCCACGCGCGAAATGACTGAATTTCTTCTCAGCCTCGGACACGTTCGCTTCGGTGCAATTGCCAACATTTCGCCATCGAATGACCGTTCGCGCGCGCGACTCGATGGCATTCAGCGCGCTCTCGCTGAAGCCGGTATCCGGCTCCAGTCAACTCAAGTCATCAGGGCCGACTACTCGCTCGCGCAAGGACGAAGCGCGCTTCGCCAACTGCTGACCGACCATCCGGACACGACCGCCGTGATCTGCACGACCGACACGCTGGCCATCGGCGCGATGTCCGAAGCCCGCAAGATGGGTTTGAGCGTGCCGCAGGCGCTTTCAATTACCGGCTTTGACGACGTGGAACTGTCGGCACAGGTGGATCCGCCGCTTACGACAATTAGTATTCCCGCTGCTGAAATCGGCCGCGGCGCAGCCGACTATCTCATCAATGCGATCGCGGGAAGGCCCGTCCCCAAGAGCGTCCTGTTGCCCTACCGGCTGGTGATGCGCTCGTCCACCGCCTCACCACGAACAGCCAAACGCCTGCCGAGGCGGCCACCATGA